In Pyrus communis chromosome 1, drPyrComm1.1, whole genome shotgun sequence, the following are encoded in one genomic region:
- the LOC137747112 gene encoding uncharacterized protein: MGSPKPKEVSTSKETEDTVTTSSGVKRKRGITNMRRIASTGKKLIVQYNSKGKPYGKVASELASYIGVVTRRTVPISVEGWPKVEKDLKNKIWEAIDMAFVLASKSRKTVLSAASNRWRQFKCDLTTKYIMPFKDDAEALKNPPKEYDFIKQEHWEQFVNGRLTKEFQKLHKEQKERRAKLKYIHRMSRKGYANLEAELKKTMPEGELDGHLLWKKAREDRKENISDVTIGEQATKINREHSERSEPAEHSEDSEESRHSNDSESSEHSEHAEHSEDAEPFEQAEQSERQEHPEHSEHQEHSYNFDANLSSKNSGVLTMALETPEQSGRVREVGGFVRPGDRQAQLEKEDLLDEVKKMIEQQGAYFKAKIAELEAKIDGGAAAITLPTLAPNPSGKAGCSGKENNVLEDNEIDFEELAVVGKRDGIKKCGNTAEKPQELPKQDVSLPKSLKLLYRYAERAMLDGETISVDIEKAVFGVSKTVSISQEDIMQFMEMKEISATCMIVYMRHLYNKLKESNMVNMVGLTDPSSISVGVGDSDHKSRMLAARLQNLPADQVLLVPYNSGYHWMLTIISESNDVCYFLDPLQRYFMDSLRRSMHEEEWKYVVNNGIRQFNAQTGRGVQKSPIWKVLTGPKQPSNMECGYYIMRYMKEIIEDENLSFAAKWDGKALDAYTQAELNEVRCEWGDIVSDYM; encoded by the exons ATGGGTTCACCCAAACCAAAAGAGGTGTCTACTTCAAAGGAGACTGAGGACACTGTTACTACCTCTAGTGGGGTGAAGAGGAAACGCGGGATAACGAATATGCGTCGCATAGCAAGTACTGGTAAGAAATTAATTGTACAGTATAACTCAAAGGGCAAACCATATGGGAAAGTAGCATCAGAGTTGGCTTCTTACATTGGCGTGGTGACACGCCGTACGGTCCCCATTAGTGTTGAAGGCTGGCCTAAGGTGGAGAAGgatctgaaaaataaaatttgggaaGCTATAGAT ATGGCATTCGTCTTAGCCTCTAAAAGCAGAAAAACGGTGTTGTCCGCTGCTTCCAATAGGTGGAGGCAATTCAAGTGTGACTTAACCACAAAATATATTATGCCATTTAAAGATGATGCTGAAGCCCTGAAAAACCCTCCAAAAGAATATGATTTTATTAAGCAAGAACATTGGGAACAATTTGTAAATGGCCGCTTAACCAAGGAGTTTCAG AAACTCCATAAGGAACAGAAAGAGAGAAGGGCAAAGTTGAAATATATTCATAGAATGTCACGAAAAGGATATGCGAATTTGGAGGCAGAATTA AAAAAAACAATGCCTGAAGGTGAACTTGATGGGCATCTACTCTGGAAGAAAGCACGCGAGGATAGAAAAGAGAATATCTCCGATGTGACCATAGGAGAGCAGGCTACGAAGATT AACAGAGAGCATTCTGAGCGGTCTGAACCTGCAGAACATTCTGAAGATTCCGAAGAATCCAGACATTCCAATGATTCTGAAAGTTCTGAGCATTCTGAACATGCAGAACATTCTGAAGATGCAGAACCTTTTGAACAAGCAGAACAGTCTGAACGTCAAGAACATCCGGAACATTCTGAACATCAAGAACATTCGTACAATTTTGACGCCAATCTCTCCTCTAAGAATAGTGGTGTCCTGACAATGGCATTGGAAACTCCTGAACAGTCTGGTAGGGTTAGAGAGGTGGGAGGCTTTGTCAGGCCAGGAGACCGACAGGCTCAGTTGGAGAAGGAAGATCTGCTGGATGAGGTCAAGAAGATGATTGAGCAGCAGGGGGCTTACTTTAAAGCCAAGATTGCTGAGTTAGAGGCAAAGATCGATGGTGGGGCCGCTGCTATCACACTTCCAACTCTAGCTCCCAATCCTTCTGGGAAGGCTGGCTGTTCTGGGAAGGAAAACAATGTCTTAGAAGAtaatgaaattgattttgaggAATTGGCAGTTGTGGGTAAAAGAGATGGCATAAAG AAATGTGGAAACACTGCAGAAAAACCTCAAGAGTTACCCAAACAAGACGTGAGCCTGCCCAAGTCCCTCAAGCTGCTATATCGTTATGCAGAGCGCGCCATGCTGGATGGCGAAACTATCAGTGTTGATATAGAGAAAGCAGTATTTGGTGTTTCCAAAACTGTATCCATTTCCCAAGAAGACATAATGCAGTTTATGGAAATGAAGGAAATCTCGGCCACATGCATGATTGTTTACATGAG GCACTTATATAATAAGTTAAAGGAATCAAACATGGTCAATATGGTTGGTTTGACTGACCCTTCAAGCATTTCGGTTGGGGTAGGTGATTCCGACCACAAATCAAGAATGCTAGCAGCCCGGTTACAAAATCTGCCTGCTGATCAAGTTCTTTTGGTACCTTACAATTCCGG CTATCATTGGATGTTGACTATCATTAGTGAAAGCAATGACGTATGCTACTTCTTGGACCCTCTTCAGCGCTATTTCATGGACTCTCTTCGACGGAGCATGCACGAGGAAGAATGGAAATATGTTGTGAACAA TGGTATTAGACAGTTCAACGCTCAAACGGGTCGGGGAGTCCAAAAGTCACCCATATGGAAAGTACTAACG GGTCCTAAACAACCATCAAATATGGAGTGCGGGTATTATATCATGAGATACATGAAAGAAATCATAGAAGATGAAAACCTTTCATTCGCAGCAAAG TGGGACGGGAAGGCGTTAGATGCCTACACACAAGCTGAACTCAATGAGGTACGGTGCGAGTGGGGTGATATTGTGAGTGATTATATGTAA
- the LOC137746606 gene encoding bifunctional riboflavin biosynthesis protein RIBA 1, chloroplastic-like produces the protein MASVNPYCSSMALSPSPGHTSLYPGTWLAANGRLSGFVTPSVSWKLCLGSKGSIKARALLGEDGLLSYSNGNPTGIEIQPDTLGFGTLSAETTPTFSGFSTEYDEYDLDHPVQGFSSIPEAIEDIRQGKMVIVVDDEDRENEGDLIMAASLATPEAMAFIVKHGTGIVCVSMKGDDLERLQLPLMVTKNEEKLCTAFTVSVDAKHGVTTGVSARDRAATVLALASRDSKPEDFNRPGHIFPLKYREGGVLKRAGHTEASVDLAMLAGLDPVAVLCELVDDDGSMARLPKLREFARAENLKIISIADLIRYRRKRDKLVERAGAARIPTMWGPFEAYCYKSLLDGIEHIAMVKGDIADGQEILVRVHSECLTGDIFGSARCDCGKQLALAMKQIEAAGRGVLVYLRGHEGRGIGLGHKLRAYKLQDAGRDTVEANEELGLPVDSREYGIGAQILRDLGVRTMKLMTNNPAKYIGLKGYGLAIAGRVPLLAPITMENRKYLETKRAKMGHIYGSKSNGHVNGTIDESSSKFDNQSNDVSEK, from the exons ATGGCTTCCGTCAACCCCTATTGCTCCTCAATGGCTCTTTCCCCTTCTCC AGGGCACACTAGTCTATATCCTGGGACTTGGCTTGCAGCAAATGGGCGATTATCCGGTTTTGTCACACCGAGTGTGTCTTGGAAATTGTGCCTTGGTTCCAAGGGATCAATTAAGGCAAGAGCTTTGCTGGGAGAAGATGGTCTCCTGTCTTACTCTAATGGCAACCCAACTGGGATTGAAATACAACCTGACACATTAGGTTTTGGAACACTTTCAGCTGAAACAACCCCGACGTTTAGTGGGTTCTCTACCGAATATGATGAATATGATCTAGATCACCCTGTACAAGGATTTTCTTCCATTCCGGAGGCCATTGAAGATATACGTCAAGGCAAG ATGGTTATCGTTGTAGATGATGAAGATAGAGAAAACGAGGGAGATCTTATAATGGCAGCTTCCTTGGCAACACCAGAAGCTATGGCATTTATTGTGAAGCACGGAACTGGGATTGTTTGTGTGAGCATGAAAGGAGATGACTTGGAGAGGTTGCAACTTCCACTTATGGTGAcaaagaatgaagaaaaactttgTACGGCATTCACTGTCTCAGTG GATGCAAAACATGGTGTAACAACTGGTGTTTCAGCTCGTGATAGAGCTGCTACAGTCTTGGCACTTGCATCAAGGGATTCAAAACCTGAAGATTTCAACCGCCCGGGACATATCTTTCCCCTAAAGTACAGAGAGGGAGGAGTTCTAAAAAGAGCCGGTCACACTGAAGCTTCAGTTGATCTTGCTATGTTGGCTGGGCTTGATCCAGTAGCAGTTTTATGTGAACTTGTGGATGATGACGGTTCTATGGCTAGGTTACCAAAGCTTCGTGAATTTGCAAGGGcagaaaacttgaaaattatttcCATTGCTGATTTGATAAG ATATAGGAGGAAACGAGATAAGTTGGTAGAGAGGGCTGGAGCTGCAAGAATACCCACAATGTGGGGTCCATTTGAAGCCTACTGTTATAAATCATTGCTCGATGGGATTGAGCACATTGCTATGGTGAAA GGTGACATTGCTGATGGGCAAGAAATACTTGTAAGGGTACATTCTGAGTGCCTCACTGGTGACATATTTGGGTCAGCCAGGTGTGACTGTGGAAAACAGCTGGCACTTGCAATGAAGCAAATTGAAGCAGCTGGTAGGGGTGTTTTGGTGTATCTTCGTGGACATGAAGGTAGAGGAATTGGTTTGGGTCACAAGCTCCGAGCTTATAAACTGCAGGATGCTGGGCGTGACACTGTTGAAGCCAATGAGGAGCTGGGATTACCAGTTGATTCTCGCGAGTATGGCATAGGTGCACAG ATACTACGAGATCTAGGTGTTCGAACGATGAAGCTGATGACTAACAATCCTGCAAAATATATTGGCCTCAAGGGTTATGGTTTGGCCATTGCTGGCAGAGTCCCATTGTTGGCACCGATAACTATGGAGAATCGGAAATACCTGGAGACCAAACGGGCAAAAATGGGGCACATCTATGGTTCAAAATCCAATGGTCATGTAAATGGCACAATCGATGAAAGTAGTTCGAAATTTGACAACCAATCTAATGATGTGTCCGAGAAATGA
- the LOC137745174 gene encoding glucan endo-1,3-beta-glucosidase 2-like, producing MGILEKKSMAGSLLLFLLAVSAATADEDVFIGVNIGTDLSDMPHPTQVVALLKAQQIRHVRLYDADRAMLVALANTGIKVMISVPNEQILGIGQSNATAANWVSQNVVAHYPATNITAIAVGSEVLTTLPNAAKILVNALKYIQSALVASNLDRQIKVSTPLSSSIILDSFPPSQAFFNRSLNPVLVPMLSFLQSTGSFLMLNIYPYYDYMQSNGVIPLDYALLKSLPPNKEAIDSNTLLHYANVFDAVVDAAYYAMAFLNFTNVPIIVTESGWPSKGDSNEPDATLENANTYNSNLIRHVLNKTGTPKHPGLAVSTFIYELYNEDTKPGPVSEKNWGLFDANGTPIYILRLTGSGAVLANDTTNQTFCTMKDGADPKMLQAALDWACGPGKVDCSALLQGQPCYEPDDVAAHATYAFDTYYHQMGMTSASCDFNGVATITTTDPSHGSCIFPGSLGKNGSIANITAPSLNSTSVDSSSYDFHSDAFKSILLILGVVLGSAVFL from the exons ATGGGTATTTTGGAGAAGAAGTCCATGGCTGGGAGCCTTCTGCTATTCCTTTTAGCAGTTTCAGCTGCTACAGCTGATGAAG ATGTGTTTATCGGCGTGAATATAGGGACAGACCTCTCAGACATGCCACACCCAACGCAAGTTGTAGCCCTCCTGAAAGCTCAGCAAATTCGACATGTCCGGTTATATGACGCTGACCGTGCCATGCTTGTTGCACTTGCAAACACAGGAATTAAAGTTATGATATCTGTCCCGAATGAGCAGATCCTTGGAATTGGCCAATCTAATGCAACTGCAGCTAATTGGGTATCCCAGAATGTAGTAGCACATTACCCAGCTACAAATATCACAGCCATAGCTGTTGGCTCAGAGGTTCTTACCACCCTCCCAAATGCTGCAAAAATCCTGGTCAATGCTCTCAAGTACATTCAATCAGCTCTTGTGGCATCCAATCTTGACCGCCAAATCAAAGTTTCAACTCCTCTTTCTTCCTCCATTATCCTCGATTCGTTCCCACCTTCCCAAGCCTTCTTTAATCGCTCACTGAATCCAGTTTTGGTCCCCATGCTTAGTTTCTTGCAGTCCACAGGATCGTTTCTCATGCTCAACATATACCCATACTACGATTACATGCAATCAAATGGTGTCATTCCATTAGATTATGCACTCCTCAAATCCCTCCCTCCAAACAAAGAAGCTATTGATTCCAATACGCTTCTTCATTACGCTAATGTTTTTGATGCTGTAGTGGACGCAGCATATTATGCCATGGCTTTCCTTAACTTCACTAATGTTCCGATCATAGTGACAGAATCAGGCTGGCCTTCTAAGGGTGATTCTAATGAGCCAGATGCAACATTAGAAAATGCCAATACTTACAACAGCAATTTGATAAGGCACGTGCTGAACAAAACTGGAACTCCCAAACATCCTGGACTTGCTGTTAGTActttcatttatgaactctatAATGAGGACACAAAACCTGGACCCGTCTCAGAGAAGAACTGGGGGCTGTTTGATGCAAATGGGACACCTATCTACATTTTACGCTTGACAGGATCAGGAGCAGTATTAGCAAATGATACAACAAACCAAACTTTCTGTACTATGAAGGATGGAGCTGATCCGAAAATGCTTCAGGCTGCGCTAGATTGGGCTTGTGGACCTGGCAAGGTGGATTGCTCAGCTTTACTGCAGGGACAACCATGCTACGAGCCTGACGATGTGGCTGCACATGCAACATATGCATTTGATACTTACTACCATCAGATGGGGATGACTTCCGCGTCATGCGACTTCAATGGAGTGGCTACAATCACCACAACAGATCCAA GCCATGGTTCCTGCATATTTCCGGGAAG TCTTGGCAAGAATGGCAGCATTGCAAACATCACGGCTCCATCGTTAAATTCGACTAGTGTGGATTCTTCTTCCTACGACTTCCACAGCGATGCTTTTAAAAGCATTCTGCTGATACTTGGAGTTGTCCTCGGCAGTGCAGTTTTCTTGTAG